The Ornithinimicrobium faecis genome includes a window with the following:
- a CDS encoding response regulator: MVNVFIADDQAMVRQGFGALLAAQPDIQVVGDAPDGAAAVREVVRLRPDVVLMDVRMPEMNGLDAAAEIFRRRLDPAPRVLMLTTFDIDDYVYEALRLGASGFMLKDAPAEELIRAVRLVAAGEALLAPSVTRRLIEEVTRRRSDVRPTAALDALTPREREVLELLAAGLSNVEIGQRLFVAEQTVKTHVGKVLAKLGLRDRAQAVVYAYESGVVRPGA; encoded by the coding sequence ATGGTGAATGTCTTCATCGCCGACGACCAGGCCATGGTGCGGCAGGGATTCGGTGCGCTGCTGGCCGCCCAACCCGACATCCAGGTCGTCGGGGACGCTCCCGACGGTGCCGCTGCCGTCCGCGAGGTCGTGCGGCTGCGCCCCGACGTCGTGCTGATGGACGTGCGCATGCCCGAGATGAACGGGCTGGACGCCGCGGCCGAGATCTTCCGGCGGCGGTTGGACCCGGCGCCGCGGGTGCTGATGCTGACCACCTTTGACATCGACGACTATGTCTATGAGGCGCTGCGACTGGGAGCCAGCGGTTTCATGCTCAAGGACGCACCGGCCGAGGAGCTGATCCGCGCGGTGCGCCTGGTGGCTGCGGGGGAGGCGCTGCTCGCGCCGTCGGTCACGCGCCGGCTCATCGAGGAGGTCACCCGGCGTCGCTCGGACGTGCGCCCGACCGCTGCCCTCGACGCGCTGACCCCGCGGGAGCGCGAGGTGCTCGAGCTGCTCGCGGCCGGCCTGTCCAACGTGGAGATCGGGCAGCGGCTCTTCGTCGCCGAGCAGACCGTCAAGACGCACGTGGGCAAGGTGCTGGCCAAGCTGGGGCTGCGGGACCGGGCACAGGCCGTGGTCTACGCCTACGAGTCGGGCGTCGTGCGCCCCGGCGCCTAG
- a CDS encoding glutamate ABC transporter substrate-binding protein gives MKRTPFRLMAVLAAGALMLSACGSDDGGDEGDDAPAADGGGDGGEASEDAGGGEEGGGDGITIGVKIDQPGMGMQDGDTYTGMDTEIAKVVAEKLGYSEDQISFRESVSAQRETMLDTGQVDMIVASYSITDARMETVQFAGPYFVAGQDLLVGVDSGITGPADLEGKLLCSVAGSTSAANVSEDYPDVQLQEYASYSECVEQVANGTLDALTTDDTILAGFAAQEAYAGKLVVAGETFSTENYGIGLNKDDDRCEEINGIITEMWEDGTMEEIIDEFLGAANYTPNAEANPPEAGGNCA, from the coding sequence ATGAAGCGCACTCCCTTCCGACTGATGGCCGTGCTCGCGGCCGGAGCCCTGATGCTCAGCGCCTGCGGCAGTGATGACGGCGGTGACGAGGGTGATGACGCCCCCGCCGCTGACGGCGGTGGAGACGGCGGTGAGGCCTCCGAGGACGCTGGCGGCGGCGAAGAAGGTGGCGGCGACGGCATCACGATCGGTGTGAAGATCGACCAGCCCGGCATGGGCATGCAGGACGGTGACACCTACACCGGCATGGACACCGAGATCGCCAAGGTTGTCGCCGAGAAGCTCGGTTACTCCGAGGACCAGATCTCCTTCAGGGAGTCGGTCTCGGCCCAGCGCGAGACCATGCTGGACACCGGCCAGGTCGACATGATCGTGGCGAGCTACTCGATCACCGACGCCCGCATGGAGACCGTCCAGTTCGCCGGCCCCTACTTCGTCGCCGGGCAGGACCTGCTAGTCGGGGTCGACAGCGGCATCACCGGCCCGGCCGACCTGGAGGGCAAGCTGCTCTGCTCCGTGGCCGGTTCCACCTCCGCTGCGAACGTCTCGGAGGACTACCCCGACGTCCAGCTGCAGGAATACGCCAGCTACTCCGAGTGCGTCGAGCAGGTCGCCAACGGCACCCTCGACGCCCTGACCACGGACGACACCATCCTGGCCGGTTTCGCGGCGCAGGAGGCCTACGCCGGCAAGCTGGTCGTTGCTGGCGAGACGTTCAGCACCGAGAACTACGGCATCGGCCTCAACAAGGACGACGACCGGTGCGAGGAGATCAACGGCATCATCACTGAGATGTGGGAGGACGGGACGATGGAGGAGATCATCGACGAGTTCCTCGGTGCCGCGAACTACACCCCCAACGCCGAGGCCAACCCGCCGGAGGCGGGCGGCAACTGCGCATGA
- a CDS encoding TetR/AcrR family transcriptional regulator → MDRQKWVEAALDEIARVGVTRLAVEPLAKSLGTTKGSFYWHFADRSELLDAALEHWEMIATRQVVEDVSGQSVRERPEALVEMVFAPHDSDRAEWMILAAADDEAVRPVVQRVHAARLAFVEDVCRGVGWGQERASARARLAYATYLGQLHLRMGAGIDSLPIDEVVSVLTRP, encoded by the coding sequence ATGGATCGGCAGAAATGGGTCGAGGCGGCCCTGGACGAGATCGCCCGGGTCGGGGTGACACGGCTGGCGGTGGAGCCGCTGGCTAAGTCGCTGGGCACGACGAAGGGGAGCTTCTATTGGCACTTCGCAGATCGCTCGGAGCTCCTGGACGCCGCCCTCGAGCACTGGGAGATGATCGCCACCCGCCAGGTCGTCGAGGACGTCTCGGGCCAAAGCGTTCGTGAGCGTCCCGAAGCCCTGGTCGAGATGGTCTTCGCGCCCCACGACTCAGATCGTGCCGAATGGATGATCCTCGCCGCCGCTGATGACGAGGCGGTGCGCCCGGTCGTGCAGCGAGTCCATGCCGCCCGGCTGGCCTTCGTCGAGGACGTCTGTCGCGGGGTGGGCTGGGGCCAGGAGCGTGCCTCGGCCCGTGCCCGACTGGCCTACGCCACCTATCTCGGGCAACTCCATCTGCGCATGGGGGCCGGCATTGATTCGCTCCCCATCGATGAGGTCGTTTCGGTGCTGACGCGGCCGTGA
- a CDS encoding sensor histidine kinase produces MSKLGRTARGAGRALSWVTVRPAKALVVRPLKATVVRPARWVGTRGLDFVTRHGNILVWVVTAIMMAIAWPTVGLTHEVPTALWPLVAALGVLPLVWLRVGPFFGWLTWVVPAAIIPLVFTPLPPGAGPSVDAGVVDRPTGPVTVDPGAQLASTAEGFPWQITAFIVLLALLIAVGVRESPARIGLTFLGTAFLFLAHLPSGMAAGWVIWGAPAFLGLGLLLRGLFRSRREAAVQSRRAEEQSLRAETERARAVLAEERTRIARDLHDVVAHRMSMVVVQAQSAQYRLGGVTPEIASEFESVAGQAREALNEVRTMLGVLRSEDHAPDQAPQPGVEDVLRLLRSSSAAGVDLRWSVTGETEPGSATAMVLYRVLQESLANASRHAPGGPVQVEVDYGDQVRVRVVSGPGHSRPADTSGSGGHGIPGMSARAAAVGGELSAGPSPDGGWVVSATLPARAAAVG; encoded by the coding sequence ATGAGCAAACTGGGGCGCACTGCCCGTGGGGCCGGACGTGCCCTGAGCTGGGTCACGGTGCGACCAGCCAAGGCGCTGGTGGTGCGCCCGCTGAAGGCGACCGTGGTGCGCCCCGCCAGGTGGGTCGGGACTCGTGGCCTCGACTTCGTCACCCGCCACGGGAACATCCTGGTCTGGGTGGTGACCGCCATCATGATGGCCATCGCCTGGCCGACCGTCGGGCTCACCCATGAGGTGCCGACTGCCCTCTGGCCCCTGGTGGCGGCCCTGGGAGTGCTGCCGCTCGTCTGGCTGCGGGTCGGTCCGTTCTTCGGTTGGCTGACGTGGGTGGTCCCGGCGGCGATCATCCCCCTCGTTTTCACCCCCCTTCCCCCGGGCGCCGGCCCGTCGGTCGATGCGGGCGTCGTGGACAGACCCACCGGACCGGTGACGGTGGATCCCGGGGCCCAGCTGGCCAGCACGGCCGAGGGCTTCCCCTGGCAGATCACCGCGTTCATCGTGCTGCTGGCGCTGCTCATCGCCGTTGGCGTCCGGGAGTCCCCGGCGCGCATCGGGCTCACCTTCCTGGGCACGGCCTTCCTCTTCCTGGCCCACCTGCCCAGCGGCATGGCTGCGGGCTGGGTCATCTGGGGAGCCCCGGCCTTCCTCGGCCTCGGTCTCCTCCTGCGCGGCCTGTTCCGCTCCCGCCGGGAGGCTGCGGTGCAGTCCCGCCGGGCCGAGGAGCAGTCGCTGCGGGCCGAGACGGAGCGGGCCCGTGCGGTGCTGGCCGAGGAGCGCACCAGGATCGCCCGCGACCTGCACGACGTGGTCGCGCACCGGATGTCCATGGTCGTCGTCCAGGCCCAGTCGGCGCAGTATCGCCTCGGCGGGGTCACCCCAGAGATCGCCTCCGAGTTCGAGTCGGTGGCCGGCCAGGCACGCGAGGCCCTCAACGAGGTGCGCACGATGCTGGGGGTCCTGCGCAGCGAGGACCACGCCCCCGACCAGGCGCCCCAACCCGGCGTCGAGGACGTGCTCCGACTGCTGCGCTCCTCCAGCGCGGCGGGGGTCGACCTGCGGTGGTCGGTCACGGGGGAGACCGAGCCGGGCTCGGCGACGGCGATGGTCCTCTATCGCGTCCTGCAGGAGTCCCTGGCCAACGCCTCGCGCCACGCACCGGGAGGGCCCGTGCAGGTCGAGGTCGACTATGGCGACCAGGTGCGGGTGCGGGTGGTCAGCGGACCCGGCCACAGTCGCCCGGCAGACACCTCGGGGAGTGGAGGACACGGCATACCCGGTATGTCGGCACGCGCCGCTGCAGTCGGCGGCGAGTTGAGTGCTGGGCCGAGTCCTGACGGGGGGTGGGTGGTGAGTGCGACCCTGCCAGCCAGGGCGGCGGCCGTAGGGTAA
- the ligD gene encoding non-homologous end-joining DNA ligase: protein MAASSKSPATELRVGERTVRISNPDRVYFPEGGHTKLDLAHYYLSVGDGIVNALRERPCMLHRFPEGIEGEKVHQKRLPRGAPDWVETAHVTFPRWNRTADELCVTELASVIWAVQMSTVEFHPWNSRRDDIERPDEWRIDLDPGEESDFATVQRVAGVAREVLDELGAVGWPKTTGSTGLHIYVRIPPDHGFQDVRRAALAFAREVERRAPQDATTAWWRKDRDPRAVFVDFNQNARDHTIAAAYSVRGRPDARVSAPLTWDEVPDVAPADFTITTMPDRYAELGDLHAGIDDAVYDIAPLLEWAERDEAAGAEPVPDPDD, encoded by the coding sequence ATGGCCGCCTCGTCGAAGAGCCCCGCGACCGAGCTCCGCGTGGGTGAGCGCACCGTGCGGATCTCCAACCCCGATCGCGTCTATTTCCCCGAGGGCGGGCACACCAAGCTCGACCTGGCCCACTACTACCTCTCTGTTGGCGACGGCATCGTCAACGCCCTGCGCGAGCGGCCCTGCATGCTGCACCGCTTCCCCGAGGGCATCGAGGGAGAGAAGGTCCACCAGAAGCGTCTCCCCCGCGGCGCTCCCGACTGGGTCGAGACCGCCCACGTGACCTTCCCCCGGTGGAACCGGACGGCCGACGAGCTGTGCGTCACCGAGCTGGCCAGCGTGATCTGGGCGGTGCAGATGTCGACCGTCGAGTTCCACCCCTGGAACAGTCGGCGCGACGACATCGAGCGGCCCGATGAGTGGCGCATCGACCTGGACCCGGGTGAGGAGAGCGACTTCGCGACGGTCCAGCGCGTGGCAGGGGTCGCCCGAGAGGTCCTCGACGAGCTGGGTGCGGTGGGTTGGCCCAAGACCACTGGCAGCACGGGCCTGCACATCTATGTGCGGATCCCTCCCGACCATGGCTTCCAGGACGTGCGCCGCGCGGCTCTGGCCTTTGCGCGCGAGGTGGAGCGGCGAGCCCCGCAGGACGCGACGACGGCCTGGTGGCGCAAGGACCGTGACCCTCGCGCGGTATTCGTGGACTTCAACCAGAACGCCCGGGACCACACGATCGCCGCCGCCTACTCCGTGCGCGGCCGCCCGGATGCGCGGGTCAGCGCGCCGCTGACCTGGGACGAGGTGCCCGACGTCGCCCCGGCAGACTTCACCATCACCACCATGCCGGATCGCTATGCCGAGCTGGGCGATCTGCACGCGGGCATCGACGACGCGGTCTATGACATCGCGCCCCTGCTCGAGTGGGCCGAGCGGGACGAGGCGGCAGGCGCCGAGCCGGTCCCGGACCCCGACGACTGA
- the dnaG gene encoding DNA primase, producing MAGLIRPEDVAAVKERTSIEDVVREHVTLRTAGTGSLKGLCPFHDEKTPSFTVRPAVGAWHCFGCGEGGDVLSFVMKIDHLSFAESVERLAGKLGMELRYDEATGGRGRRDGEGGLGRRARLVEANRAAAEFYATAFAESPEGQKGRDFLSAKGFNSDDAALFQVGYAPQAGEALTRHLRTKGFTDDELVTAGLSGRGGRGLYDRFRGRVLWPIRDITGDTVGFGARRIYDEDRIQAKYLNTSETPIYRKTSVLYGLDLAKKSMADQRRAVVVEGYTDVMACHLAGVDTAVATCGTAFGVDHIKMLRRILRDESGLSPARVVFTFDGDAAGQKAAMRAFAEDQRWASQSFVAVAPAGQDPNDLRLSGGDEPVRELIEAAVPLFEFAVRSTIAPYDLDRAEERVSAMRAAAPILAGIRDPALRPEYVRTVAGWLGMPVERVGSEMVRAGRASQGRNGRPGSRPGPGQVQGQRQAQGQGQAQWQGGPPPDEGAPGSGAPEGPPQPPVLPTPDLRDPLVSAERQLLQVVLQFPSTLADEALSQLPPDALRAPAHQVVLAGVQAAGGLPASRALSSQGWAARVSSATREEAQGLVNELAVAALPERLDPATGRPPQRYVNSLITRVQEAGLERRISDAMSGLQRAEPGSAEGRSLNEQLSMLFRERARLRAGME from the coding sequence GTGGCTGGACTGATCAGGCCCGAGGACGTGGCAGCCGTCAAGGAGCGCACCTCGATCGAGGACGTCGTGCGCGAGCACGTCACCCTGCGCACCGCCGGCACGGGGTCCCTGAAGGGGCTGTGCCCGTTCCACGACGAGAAGACCCCCAGTTTCACCGTGCGCCCTGCCGTCGGGGCCTGGCACTGCTTCGGCTGTGGTGAGGGCGGCGACGTCCTGTCCTTCGTGATGAAGATCGACCACCTCTCCTTCGCCGAGTCGGTCGAGCGGCTCGCCGGCAAGCTCGGCATGGAGCTGCGGTATGACGAGGCAACCGGTGGGCGTGGTCGTCGCGACGGCGAGGGTGGGCTCGGGCGACGGGCACGACTGGTGGAGGCCAACCGTGCTGCAGCCGAGTTTTATGCCACGGCCTTCGCGGAGAGCCCCGAGGGCCAAAAGGGCCGGGACTTCCTGTCCGCCAAGGGTTTCAACAGTGACGACGCGGCCCTGTTCCAGGTGGGTTATGCCCCGCAGGCCGGTGAGGCGCTGACCCGACACCTGCGCACCAAGGGGTTCACCGACGACGAGCTGGTCACCGCTGGATTGTCCGGTCGGGGGGGCCGCGGGCTCTATGACCGCTTCCGTGGGCGGGTGCTCTGGCCGATCCGGGACATCACCGGGGACACCGTCGGCTTCGGTGCCCGGCGGATCTATGACGAGGACCGCATCCAGGCGAAATATCTCAACACGTCCGAGACGCCGATCTATCGCAAGACCTCAGTGCTGTATGGCCTCGACCTCGCCAAGAAGTCGATGGCCGACCAGCGACGTGCCGTGGTCGTCGAGGGTTACACCGACGTCATGGCCTGTCACCTGGCCGGAGTCGACACGGCCGTGGCGACCTGTGGCACGGCCTTTGGCGTCGACCACATCAAGATGCTGCGCCGCATCCTGCGCGACGAGTCGGGGCTGTCCCCGGCCCGCGTGGTCTTCACCTTCGATGGTGATGCTGCTGGGCAGAAGGCCGCGATGCGGGCGTTCGCCGAGGACCAGCGCTGGGCCAGCCAGTCGTTTGTCGCCGTGGCCCCCGCCGGCCAGGACCCCAACGACCTGCGGCTGTCCGGTGGCGACGAGCCCGTGCGCGAGCTGATCGAGGCGGCCGTGCCGCTCTTTGAGTTTGCCGTGCGCTCGACCATCGCGCCCTATGACCTGGACCGAGCAGAGGAGCGCGTGTCCGCGATGCGGGCCGCAGCGCCCATCCTGGCTGGCATCCGCGACCCCGCCCTGCGCCCGGAGTATGTCCGCACCGTGGCCGGCTGGCTCGGAATGCCGGTGGAGCGGGTCGGCTCCGAGATGGTCCGGGCCGGACGGGCGTCGCAGGGACGCAACGGACGCCCCGGGAGTCGCCCCGGGCCAGGTCAGGTCCAGGGGCAGAGACAGGCGCAGGGGCAGGGGCAGGCACAGTGGCAGGGTGGGCCACCGCCGGACGAGGGCGCACCCGGCAGTGGGGCCCCCGAGGGACCTCCCCAGCCACCCGTCCTGCCGACGCCCGACCTGCGCGATCCCCTCGTGTCTGCCGAGCGGCAACTGCTGCAGGTGGTCCTGCAGTTCCCCTCGACGCTCGCTGACGAGGCGCTCTCCCAGTTGCCACCCGACGCCTTGCGCGCACCAGCCCACCAGGTCGTGCTCGCGGGAGTCCAGGCCGCTGGAGGGCTCCCCGCGTCCCGCGCGCTGAGCAGCCAGGGCTGGGCAGCGCGCGTGTCCAGCGCGACCCGCGAGGAGGCGCAGGGCCTAGTCAACGAGTTGGCCGTGGCCGCACTGCCCGAGCGGCTTGATCCGGCGACCGGCCGCCCTCCGCAGCGCTATGTCAACTCGCTGATCACCCGAGTGCAAGAGGCCGGCCTGGAGCGGCGGATCTCGGACGCCATGAGCGGTTTGCAGCGTGCCGAGCCGGGCAGCGCCGAGGGACGTTCCCTCAACGAGCAGTTGTCGATGTTGTTTCGCGAGCGGGCGCGGCTGCGCGCCGGGATGGAGTGA
- a CDS encoding amino acid ABC transporter permease, with amino-acid sequence MLELIEEYEFLAAFWMTVKLTVYSAFFSLILGTVLAIMRVSPVKIFQFIGTAYVTLFRNTPLTLIVVACSLALWGQLGVELASRDSDTFIVDNSVRLAILGLSVYHAAFVCEALRSGVNTIPLGQAEAARSIGLSFTQSLTQVILPQAVRGAITPLGNVLIALTKNTTVVAAIGVAEIAYRMKAVAEFRPDILLLGFGVVAIAFVILTLPMGMLTSFLSNRLAVKR; translated from the coding sequence ATGCTCGAGCTGATCGAGGAGTACGAGTTCCTCGCGGCGTTCTGGATGACCGTCAAACTGACCGTCTACTCAGCGTTCTTCTCGCTGATCCTCGGCACGGTTCTGGCCATCATGCGGGTCTCGCCGGTCAAGATCTTCCAATTCATCGGCACCGCCTACGTCACGCTGTTCAGAAACACCCCGCTGACACTCATCGTGGTGGCCTGCAGCCTGGCCCTGTGGGGACAACTCGGCGTTGAGCTCGCCTCCCGCGACTCCGACACCTTCATCGTCGACAACAGCGTCCGGCTCGCCATCCTGGGCCTCAGCGTCTATCACGCGGCCTTCGTGTGCGAGGCCCTGCGCAGCGGCGTCAACACCATCCCGCTGGGCCAGGCTGAGGCCGCCCGCTCGATCGGCTTGTCGTTCACGCAGAGCCTGACCCAGGTGATCCTCCCGCAGGCCGTCCGTGGTGCGATCACACCGCTGGGCAACGTGCTGATCGCGCTGACCAAGAACACCACGGTCGTGGCGGCCATCGGCGTTGCCGAGATCGCCTACCGCATGAAGGCCGTCGCTGAGTTCCGCCCGGACATCCTGTTGTTGGGCTTCGGGGTGGTGGCGATCGCCTTCGTCATCCTGACCCTCCCCATGGGGATGCTCACCAGCTTCCTGTCGAACCGCCTGGCGGTGAAGCGATGA
- a CDS encoding alpha/beta fold hydrolase, which translates to MSLSGTRTHLVQTARLNTFVREAGDPSAPVLVLVHGNVSSSVFFDALIEELSDTYRMIAPDYRGYGGSERKTIDATRGMADFSDDVVALLDALEITEPVDLLGWSAGGNIVLQVAIDHPGRVRKLILEAGGSPYGFGGTHGQDGTPTAADFAGTGGGTANPDFCARLAAGDRGEEATSPLTTLRAVYVKQGFTFDPEVEQRYLDGMLATSVGDDIYPGDSVPSDNWPGSGPGTTGTNNGLSPKYLNQRAFADLDPAPPVLWIRGEDDVIVSDTSLFDLAQLGKLGAIPDYPGEDVAPTQPMVSQLRAVLEAAGEVTEIVYADCGHSPHLEHPERFVADVRAFVQ; encoded by the coding sequence ATGTCTCTCTCCGGCACCCGCACGCACCTGGTCCAGACCGCCCGGCTCAACACCTTCGTGCGCGAGGCCGGTGACCCGTCGGCGCCCGTGCTGGTCCTGGTGCACGGCAACGTGAGCTCCTCGGTGTTCTTCGACGCGCTGATCGAGGAGCTGTCCGACACCTATCGGATGATCGCGCCGGACTATCGCGGCTATGGCGGGTCCGAGCGCAAGACCATCGACGCCACCCGCGGCATGGCCGACTTCTCCGACGACGTGGTGGCGCTGCTCGACGCCCTGGAGATCACCGAGCCGGTCGATCTGCTCGGCTGGTCCGCCGGCGGCAACATCGTCCTGCAGGTGGCGATCGACCACCCGGGCCGGGTCAGGAAGCTGATCCTGGAGGCGGGGGGTTCGCCCTACGGCTTCGGCGGCACCCATGGCCAGGACGGCACGCCGACCGCTGCCGATTTCGCCGGAACAGGTGGCGGCACAGCCAATCCCGACTTCTGCGCACGCCTGGCCGCGGGCGACCGTGGGGAGGAGGCGACGAGCCCGTTGACGACGTTGCGGGCCGTCTATGTCAAGCAGGGCTTCACGTTTGACCCTGAGGTTGAGCAGCGCTATCTCGACGGGATGCTGGCCACCAGCGTGGGCGACGACATCTATCCGGGCGACAGTGTCCCCTCGGACAACTGGCCGGGGTCTGGGCCCGGCACCACCGGCACCAACAACGGGCTCTCCCCGAAATACCTCAACCAGCGCGCTTTCGCCGACCTCGACCCGGCGCCGCCGGTGCTGTGGATCCGTGGTGAGGATGACGTGATCGTCTCGGACACTTCGCTGTTCGACCTGGCACAGCTCGGCAAGCTCGGCGCGATCCCCGACTATCCGGGGGAGGACGTCGCACCCACCCAGCCGATGGTCAGCCAGCTCCGTGCCGTGCTGGAGGCAGCGGGCGAGGTGACCGAGATCGTCTATGCGGACTGCGGCCACAGCCCGCACCTGGAGCATCCCGAGCGCTTCGTCGCCGATGTGCGCGCGTTCGTGCAGTGA
- a CDS encoding amino acid ABC transporter permease, with product MSDTTRVLFDAPGPKARVRYRILAVIGVLLLVGLLYVVYGRLDEKEQLTAARWDWVLTGSAWNNYLIPGIIDTLRAAAIAIVCASVLALALAMARMSDLAPLRWLAGIIVEFFRAVPVLIMMLFIFYFLSHRGWFPSDLNPLIGVVVGLTLYNSAVLCEVIRNGVTSLPAGQREAGLSIGLTPSQVRRSILIPQSLTAMLPTLVSQVIVITKDTALGYIILYPELLTRARNIGSAESATLPAYVVVAVLFILINYALSKLAEWIENRQRKRNRSAGGVADANEPPPIAPIPAVGGLGGGTQGRV from the coding sequence ATGAGTGACACAACGCGCGTCCTGTTCGACGCCCCGGGGCCCAAGGCACGGGTGCGCTATCGGATCCTGGCCGTCATCGGCGTGCTCCTGCTGGTGGGCTTGCTCTATGTGGTCTATGGCCGACTGGACGAGAAGGAACAACTCACCGCTGCACGCTGGGACTGGGTGCTCACCGGGAGCGCCTGGAACAACTATCTGATCCCCGGCATCATCGACACCCTGCGGGCCGCAGCGATCGCGATCGTGTGCGCGAGCGTCCTGGCTCTGGCGCTGGCCATGGCTCGGATGTCGGACCTCGCACCGCTGCGCTGGCTCGCCGGCATCATCGTCGAGTTCTTCCGCGCGGTGCCGGTGCTGATCATGATGCTGTTCATCTTCTACTTCTTGTCCCACCGGGGCTGGTTCCCCAGTGACCTCAACCCCCTGATCGGGGTCGTGGTCGGTCTGACGCTCTATAACTCGGCCGTGCTGTGTGAGGTCATCCGCAACGGCGTGACCTCTCTGCCGGCGGGACAGCGTGAGGCTGGGCTGTCCATCGGGCTCACCCCGAGCCAGGTGCGGCGCTCGATCCTGATCCCGCAGTCTCTGACAGCGATGCTGCCGACCCTGGTCAGCCAGGTCATCGTCATCACCAAGGACACCGCGCTCGGCTACATCATCCTGTATCCCGAGCTGCTCACCCGAGCCCGCAACATCGGCTCTGCCGAGTCGGCAACCCTGCCCGCGTATGTGGTGGTGGCCGTGCTGTTTATCCTGATCAACTATGCACTCAGCAAGTTGGCCGAGTGGATCGAGAACCGCCAGCGCAAGCGCAACCGGTCGGCCGGTGGCGTGGCGGATGCCAACGAGCCCCCGCCGATCGCCCCGATCCCCGCCGTGGGTGGTCTCGGCGGGGGAACCCAGGGCAGGGTCTGA
- a CDS encoding deoxyguanosinetriphosphate triphosphohydrolase, with protein sequence MVGYTPHDRERWVSEDPALKRLDRDDFARDRGRVIHSAGLRRLSATTQVVSPDSDDFVRNRLTHSLEVAQIGREFGAALGCSADVVDTACLAHDIGHPPFGHNGESALDTLAADIGGFEGNAQTLRVLTRLEAKRSHADGRSAGLNLTRASLDAATKYPWSRGEAPHATHKFGVYPDDVEVFAWLRDGAPDEPGRRCLEAQVMDWADDVAYCVHDVEDGIASGRIDPAALRSTVEKSAVVQVARESYAADLSDDELAAALERLLASGWVPESHDGSRADLAALKDMTSRLIGRFVSTVEQSTRAEHGGGVLTRYAADLVVPDNVRAETAVLKATAAHFVMRSTERRDLMDHQRTVVGELLRHFLDRPEAMDPLHRLARQEALSAGDEAAQLRAVVDQVASLSDVRALTLHASITG encoded by the coding sequence GTGGTCGGCTATACCCCCCACGATCGGGAGCGGTGGGTCTCCGAGGACCCCGCGCTCAAGCGGTTGGACCGAGACGACTTTGCCCGGGACCGTGGCCGGGTCATCCACTCCGCGGGGCTGCGGCGCCTGTCGGCGACCACCCAGGTCGTCTCGCCGGACTCCGACGACTTCGTGCGCAACCGGCTGACCCACTCCCTGGAGGTCGCCCAGATCGGCCGGGAATTCGGTGCGGCACTGGGCTGCTCGGCCGATGTGGTGGACACTGCCTGTCTGGCCCACGACATCGGTCACCCGCCCTTCGGGCACAACGGGGAGAGCGCCCTGGACACGTTGGCGGCTGACATCGGGGGCTTTGAGGGCAATGCCCAGACGCTGCGGGTCCTCACCCGGCTGGAGGCCAAGCGCTCGCACGCTGACGGCCGCTCCGCGGGGCTGAACCTGACCCGCGCGAGCCTCGACGCGGCGACCAAATATCCGTGGTCTCGGGGCGAGGCGCCGCATGCCACCCACAAGTTCGGCGTCTATCCCGACGACGTCGAGGTGTTCGCGTGGCTGCGCGACGGTGCTCCGGACGAGCCGGGCCGGCGCTGCCTGGAGGCACAGGTCATGGACTGGGCTGACGACGTGGCCTATTGCGTGCACGACGTCGAGGACGGCATCGCGTCCGGGCGCATCGACCCCGCGGCCCTGCGCTCGACAGTCGAGAAGTCAGCGGTGGTGCAGGTGGCCCGCGAGTCCTATGCCGCGGACCTCTCGGACGACGAGCTGGCTGCGGCCCTGGAGCGGTTGCTCGCCTCAGGCTGGGTGCCGGAGTCGCACGACGGCAGCCGGGCCGACCTGGCCGCACTGAAGGACATGACCAGCAGACTGATCGGCCGCTTCGTCAGCACGGTCGAGCAGAGCACGCGGGCAGAGCACGGCGGCGGTGTCCTCACCCGCTATGCCGCAGACCTGGTGGTGCCGGACAACGTGCGGGCGGAGACTGCCGTGCTCAAGGCCACCGCGGCACACTTCGTGATGCGCAGCACCGAGCGCCGCGACCTCATGGACCACCAGCGCACCGTCGTCGGCGAGCTGCTCAGGCACTTCCTGGACCGGCCCGAGGCGATGGATCCGCTCCACCGGTTGGCTCGACAGGAGGCTCTTTCCGCTGGTGACGAGGCGGCTCAGTTGCGTGCGGTGGTCGACCAGGTCGCGTCGCTGTCGGACGTCCGGGCCCTCACCCTGCACGCCTCGATCACCGGGTGA